TCTCGGCCAGCGGATCGGCGGGCAGCCGCCCGGCCAGCTCGGCCGGCGAGAGCGTGCTCCCGACCGGAACGCGCAGGGCAGGCGACGGCGGCGAGCAGCCGGTAGTGAGGCACGTACGCATGCGGACGGTGTACATCGAGTTGGGTGCGAGGCCCGTCAGCGTGTAGGTCGTCCTCCTGGTGGACACGCGCAACGGATCGGCGGCACGGGTCTCGCCAGCGATGAAGAGATCGATCACCGGCACGGCGTCCCGGTTCTCCAACCGACGCCAGGAGAGGCGGGCGTTGCGGTTCCTGTCCAAGACGACGGTCACGTCACAGGGCGGTCCTGGCTGCCCGGCCGTAGAACTGCCGCACGGCACCGTGGCGTCAAAGGGAGCCGGCTGAGCCAGGGCCAGGGAAGCGAAAGAGGGCGGATCCGACAGGTGCGGGGTCCAGGTATGCGGGACGGCCCGTCGCGCGAAGAAGACGCGCGGAACCGGGGGCAGCGGGTTCTCCATGATGGTGAGGTCAGCCGGGGCAGCCTCGGATCGGCCAGCGTCGGGCGTCGACGGGACGTTGAACAGCAGGCTCGGGCTGGCGATGACGGCGTACTTGACGTTCAGGATGGCGAGCAACTGCCACGGCACCGTCTCCGCGTGCGGAAAGGAGATGGCGCGGAGGGTGCGCGAGGTGACGGGCCAGGGCAGATCGGCCAGCCGGCGCGTCAGCCCGACGTAGCCATCCACGAGCCGGAGCCGCCAGAACTGGGCCAGGAACGCCGTGTGGCCGCGCTCGGATGGGGTGTCGTACGTTGGATAGCCGTCCGGCCCGGACACCACGATGCTGCGGTAGCGGTCGGTCTCCAGCCGCTCGGCGAGGGCCGCCAGCGCGGCCGGACTGGGGACATGGTACGCCGAGGCCGGGGCCGTGAAGAAGTCGCCGCCGGCGAACGGCGTCGGGTACGTCTCGGTGTTCGGTCCGCGCAGCTGCACCGTGGCGCTGCTCACCGCGTGCAGCAGCGCCAGTGCGCCGAGCGCATAGGCCGGCACGGACCCCAGCAGCTGCCAGCAGCGAGGGCCATCTGGCTGAGGCACATCGGTAGCTGCACCCAGAGGTGCGTCATCCGGAGCGGAACGAGCTTGCGCGTGCAGCCGAGGGATCGTTCCGAGGATCCACGAGGAAGATCCCTCCGCTCCGCTCGTGCCTCGCCGCGGTCGGGATGACAATACGTCAAGGTCAACGTCGCGCCGTACTGGCCCTCTTCTCACCCACACGGCCAGCAAGCCGTGCAGGCCAAGCACCCCTGCGCCCAGCAGCCAGACGGCCGTCACCTCGCCTAGCGCGTGCGGCAGCAGGGCCGGCAGCTCAGGTGCAAGCTCGATCCGCACCGCCGGGCCGAACAGCGCCACCCGAAGCAGCTCACCCAACGGTTCGACAAGCAGGAAGCACAACGCGGCCACGGCGCCCCCAACAAGGACCGTCGTCGCTCGGTCTGGGACCGCCAGGGCTCTCGTGCCCGTTCCCCGGCCTGCCCGCGCCCCGCTCGCCGACGCGCGAGCCCTGGCCGGCCGCCCCTCCGCGCCAGGGCCGACAGCGCACAGGCGTTGCAGCACGGCGGCGGCGAGCGCACAGGTCGGCAGCAGCGCCGTCACCACGATGCGGTTGTGGCTGAAGTCCAGGCCGAAGAACACGAGGTACAGCAGATAACGGGCCGGCTCCAGCAGGACGACCGCGCACACCAGGACCAGCCAGCCGGCGAAGAACGGGGCGTCTGATGCGCGAACCACCTGCGTGGCATCGACGGGCGCTTCGCCAGCCGCTGCGACCGTCGATGCGCCGTTCCCAGGCGCCGCTCGGCACGGCCAGCGTGCGCGCCACGCCCACCACAACGCCCCCACCAGCAGCAGCGGCGGCACGAACCCCGATGTGTAGAGCTGAAAGCCCTCGCTCAGGTTCAGGCTGTTGCCAAGAGCGTGGGCCTCAGACAGCGCACGACCGAAGATGCCGTAGTGGAGCCAGCGCAGCGCCTCGTACGGGGCCACGTCGAGGAACGTCGAGCCGCGCGCCAGCTCGCGCAGGTCCACCAGCGCCACCACCAGGCGCGGGCTGGCGATGAGCCCGCCGGCCAGCCCGCCGACGGTCAGCGCCGCGACGGGCCGCACGTCCCGCCGACGGACCGCACAGAACAGCGCATAGGCGCCCCACCAGAGCAGTGTGTACGCCGCCTCCTGCA
The genomic region above belongs to Chloroflexota bacterium and contains:
- a CDS encoding fibronectin type III domain-containing protein yields the protein MKLRPLRCWLARRWLAGRALPDLLAVVVLWLIPVALYWPHLIGQRTIIGNSDRLHTFLNVRLFQVEQLREQGFVPGWTDRMLMGIPIDGLHWIFPLLDPSATLLRLAPPERLLWLAGLVSALHMVLAGLAAYVCLRDQALRPFPAVIGAGLYACSTFSILRVSQVDSAHAVLIVGPLGLWAIRRAAPGQTARAGLLLAALVALLLGFTFLQEAAYTLLWWGAYALFCAVRRRDVRPVAALTVGGLAGGLIASPRLVVALVDLRELARGSTFLDVAPYEALRWLHYGIFGRALSEAHALGNSLNLSEGFQLYTSGFVPPLLLVGALWWAWRARWPCRAAPGNGASTVAAAGEAPVDATQVVRASDAPFFAGWLVLVCAVVLLEPARYLLYLVFFGLDFSHNRIVVTALLPTCALAAAVLQRLCAVGPGAEGRPARARASASGARAGRGTGTRALAVPDRATTVLVGGAVAALCFLLVEPLGELLRVALFGPAVRIELAPELPALLPHALGEVTAVWLLGAGVLGLHGLLAVWVRRGPVRRDVDLDVLSSRPRRGTSGAEGSSSWILGTIPRLHAQARSAPDDAPLGAATDVPQPDGPRCWQLLGSVPAYALGALALLHAVSSATVQLRGPNTETYPTPFAGGDFFTAPASAYHVPSPAALAALAERLETDRYRSIVVSGPDGYPTYDTPSERGHTAFLAQFWRLRLVDGYVGLTRRLADLPWPVTSRTLRAISFPHAETVPWQLLAILNVKYAVIASPSLLFNVPSTPDAGRSEAAPADLTIMENPLPPVPRVFFARRAVPHTWTPHLSDPPSFASLALAQPAPFDATVPCGSSTAGQPGPPCDVTVVLDRNRNARLSWRRLENRDAVPVIDLFIAGETRAADPLRVSTRRTTYTLTGLAPNSMYTVRMRTCLTTGCSPPSPALRVPVGSTLSPAELAGRLPADPLAESWVEGLDAAATFPVDGSPIQAAFRQDRVTVDVEPSDHPRFLVVNELFHPGWRAYAGLQELPIYPTNIVMRGVMVPAGVGRIELRFESFLRSWTAALLVLAGLLALAAGMAALRQLDREPERPAPADAPLATASAAACRPAGAVDR